Proteins from a single region of Limisphaera ngatamarikiensis:
- a CDS encoding PilN domain-containing protein — MPIRLNLLAEAQALEEERRRDPVKRALLAAVALVICSLLGSLIFYSRVLIQNSELAGLQTQWQLLQKDYEQARDHEKRLAEVRQRLAALHQLATNRFLQGNLLQALQKVALPDVPLTRLKVEQFYVLTPPTPGKTNAAGRLTQPPKPATATERILITLDARDESPNPGDLVTVYKDRLSREPLFKELLGSKGEVVLRNLAPPVQDPRTGQGFVAFTLECRLEERVR, encoded by the coding sequence ATGCCCATCCGACTGAATCTTCTGGCCGAAGCACAGGCGTTGGAGGAAGAACGCCGCAGAGATCCCGTGAAACGGGCCCTGCTTGCAGCAGTTGCCCTGGTGATCTGCAGCTTGCTGGGCAGCCTCATCTTTTACTCACGGGTCCTGATCCAAAACAGTGAATTGGCGGGGCTGCAGACACAGTGGCAGCTTCTTCAGAAGGACTACGAACAGGCCAGAGATCATGAAAAGCGCCTGGCCGAGGTGCGACAGCGCCTGGCGGCACTGCATCAGCTGGCAACCAACCGGTTCCTTCAGGGCAATCTGCTCCAGGCGCTCCAAAAGGTTGCGCTCCCGGATGTGCCGCTCACCAGGCTCAAAGTGGAGCAGTTTTATGTGCTGACCCCGCCCACGCCCGGGAAAACGAATGCAGCCGGACGGCTCACCCAGCCGCCGAAACCCGCCACCGCCACCGAGCGGATCTTGATTACCTTGGACGCGCGCGATGAGAGCCCCAATCCGGGCGACCTGGTCACCGTTTACAAAGATCGCCTCAGCCGGGAACCACTCTTCAAGGAATTGTTGGGCAGCAAGGGTGAGGTGGTTCTGCGCAACCTTGCTCCACCGGTTCAGGACCCGCGAACCGGTCAGGGTTTTGTCGCATTCACCCTGGAATGCCGACTGGAGGAGAGAGTCCGATGA
- a CDS encoding type IV pilus modification PilV family protein, whose product MPALKRLKLQKRGGFTLAEAVLALGVLSFVVVLCLSAISFSRVTSYKAKEEAVAMGFLEHYAELLRGLPFAQVLPGWPLNPLLDGTGGGPNIRLPTNDQWFDLNTDDYLAFHPDLIWLAHRNPQMRVVMSTTTVLGQPHTRHLRLEIRWDPPLGRGQPRVQRLDVVRVKDL is encoded by the coding sequence ATGCCCGCCCTGAAAAGGCTGAAACTCCAAAAGCGTGGCGGTTTTACCCTGGCCGAGGCCGTGCTGGCCCTGGGGGTGCTGAGCTTTGTTGTGGTGCTCTGCTTGAGCGCCATCTCCTTCAGCCGGGTGACATCCTACAAGGCCAAGGAGGAAGCCGTGGCGATGGGATTTCTGGAACACTACGCCGAGTTGCTGCGCGGATTGCCTTTTGCTCAGGTGCTTCCCGGGTGGCCGCTGAATCCTCTGCTCGACGGTACCGGCGGCGGTCCGAACATCCGCCTCCCCACCAACGACCAGTGGTTCGACCTGAACACGGACGATTACCTCGCGTTTCATCCTGATTTGATCTGGCTGGCTCATCGGAATCCCCAGATGCGCGTGGTCATGAGCACCACGACCGTGCTGGGACAACCGCATACGCGGCACTTGCGGTTGGAAATCCGATGGGACCCGCCATTGGGACGGGGCCAACCGCGGGTCCAACGCCTGGACGTCGTCCGCGTCAAGGACCTCTGA
- the mqnE gene encoding aminofutalosine synthase MqnE — protein MWSIRSSSRWTPLFRKVEHGGRLSEAEALDLWCNADLHTLGRLADLARERKVGNRASYIVNRYINYSNYCILSCRFCSFARKKRDGNGFELTLEEIVARAREALALGVTELHIVGGLHPSLPFQYYTDMLRALKALSPQLHLKCFTAIEVLHLAWLARKSVADTLLALREAGLDSLTGGGAEIFDPRVRQAIARGKESAEEWLEVHRIWHRMGGRSTCTMLYGHVEEAEHRVDHLRRLRALQDETGGFVGFIPLPYQPDNNDLPVHHPPTAHDTLRTMALSRLYLDNFDHITAYWVGLGPKLAQLALHYGADDLHGTIVEEHIFHMAGARSPQHMPEWQLVQLIRESGRVPVRRNSFYEPILEWKASDLPGPAEHSVPAAAEPAQSP, from the coding sequence ATGTGGAGCATTCGCTCGTCAAGCCGTTGGACCCCGTTGTTCCGAAAGGTCGAACACGGTGGACGCCTCTCCGAGGCGGAAGCCCTCGACCTTTGGTGCAATGCGGACCTTCACACGCTGGGGCGGTTGGCCGACCTGGCACGCGAACGCAAGGTCGGCAACCGCGCCTCGTACATCGTCAACCGTTACATCAACTATTCCAACTACTGCATCCTCTCCTGCCGCTTCTGCTCGTTTGCCCGCAAGAAACGGGATGGCAATGGATTTGAACTGACCCTGGAGGAAATTGTCGCCAGGGCCCGGGAAGCGCTGGCCCTCGGAGTCACGGAGCTGCACATTGTGGGCGGGCTGCATCCCAGCCTGCCGTTCCAGTACTACACCGACATGCTGCGCGCCTTGAAGGCGCTGAGTCCCCAACTGCACCTGAAGTGTTTCACCGCCATCGAAGTGTTGCACCTGGCCTGGCTGGCGCGAAAGTCCGTGGCGGATACGCTGTTGGCCCTCCGGGAAGCCGGGCTGGACAGCCTGACCGGCGGCGGCGCCGAAATTTTCGATCCCCGGGTTCGGCAGGCCATTGCCCGGGGCAAAGAATCCGCCGAAGAATGGTTGGAGGTGCACCGCATCTGGCATCGGATGGGCGGACGCAGCACCTGCACGATGCTGTATGGTCACGTGGAGGAGGCGGAACACCGGGTGGACCACTTGCGTCGCCTCCGTGCCTTGCAGGACGAAACCGGCGGTTTTGTGGGGTTCATCCCCCTGCCCTACCAACCGGACAACAACGACCTGCCCGTGCATCACCCGCCGACCGCCCACGACACACTCCGCACGATGGCACTGAGCCGCCTCTACCTGGACAACTTCGATCACATCACGGCCTATTGGGTGGGGCTCGGGCCGAAGCTGGCCCAACTGGCCCTGCATTACGGGGCCGACGACCTGCACGGCACAATCGTCGAGGAACACATTTTCCACATGGCTGGCGCGCGGTCGCCCCAACACATGCCCGAATGGCAGCTGGTGCAACTCATTCGCGAGTCGGGGCGGGTGCCCGTGCGGCGCAATTCTTTCTACGAACCGATCCTGGAGTGGAAAGCGTCGGACCTTCCCGGGCCTGCGGAGCATTCCGTCCCGGCCGCGGCGGAGCCCGCCCAAAGTCCATGA
- a CDS encoding PilW family protein: MKLVPEKHAVPETSGYTLVELMVAVSIGILLAGGGVFLLVEAARENLRTVADATVEQESAQLQARIQGLLRQMSSAEGAVFILPVSEVVGLPTGFQAVIVGRGPTPDFPRAELRFDPQTGRVWFRENRLQPATETTLFENRPGRVVLRQLVFAPSLKADGSTDNGLIRVFMEMDDDGFGRRRPEMNSARVLRSFVVKMRNA, encoded by the coding sequence ATGAAGCTCGTTCCTGAGAAACATGCAGTGCCGGAGACCTCCGGGTACACGCTGGTGGAACTGATGGTCGCGGTTTCCATCGGGATTCTACTGGCCGGGGGCGGGGTGTTTCTGCTGGTGGAAGCTGCCAGGGAAAACCTGCGCACCGTGGCTGACGCGACCGTGGAACAGGAGTCGGCCCAGCTTCAGGCCCGCATCCAGGGCCTGCTACGACAGATGAGCAGCGCGGAAGGCGCCGTGTTCATCCTGCCCGTGAGCGAGGTGGTCGGTCTGCCCACCGGCTTTCAGGCGGTGATTGTGGGCCGCGGGCCGACGCCGGATTTCCCCAGGGCCGAGCTCCGGTTTGATCCCCAGACGGGGCGCGTCTGGTTTCGGGAGAACCGATTACAGCCCGCCACGGAAACAACCCTGTTCGAGAATCGGCCCGGGCGGGTCGTTTTGCGGCAACTGGTGTTTGCCCCTTCGCTCAAGGCGGACGGCAGCACGGACAACGGACTGATCCGGGTGTTCATGGAAATGGATGATGACGGGTTTGGCCGGCGCCGGCCCGAGATGAACAGCGCCCGGGTCCTACGTTCCTTCGTCGTCAAAATGCGGAACGCCTAG
- the mtnA gene encoding S-methyl-5-thioribose-1-phosphate isomerase, with product MKGGSTGPRSVSFDADTNSVCLLDQRLLPHRVVWVRTPDHRATAQAIRDMVVRGAPAIAAAAAYGLAQGIREYGGRDLRRFRAHVRQVHATLLNARPTAVDPTRAMQEVLDAMRRGRTVPERQALALAAAEEFAHRSALECRALGEQGLRLIHDGISLLTHCNAGRLACVDHGTATAPLYLARERGIKFHVFCTETRPRSQGAALTAWELAQAGIPHTIVPDTAVGLLMQQRRVDLVLVGSDRVLGRTGDVTNKIGTYQLAVLARRHGIPFYVAIPLSTLDWHLRSPRQIPIEERDAEEVLCARGAPVVPKGSRIRPEPITVRVANPGSPAWNPAFDITPAELVTGILTPVGLFKPGELWANRHALGYRTGSGTARV from the coding sequence ATGAAAGGTGGTTCCACCGGACCGCGCAGCGTCAGCTTTGACGCGGACACCAACTCGGTTTGCCTACTGGATCAACGCCTGTTGCCCCACCGGGTTGTCTGGGTTCGTACTCCCGACCATCGGGCCACGGCGCAGGCGATTCGGGACATGGTCGTGCGCGGTGCCCCGGCGATTGCCGCGGCCGCTGCGTACGGTTTGGCACAGGGCATTCGGGAGTATGGCGGGCGCGATTTGCGGAGGTTTCGGGCCCACGTACGCCAGGTCCATGCAACCCTGCTGAATGCCCGCCCCACCGCGGTGGATCCGACCCGCGCCATGCAGGAGGTGCTTGATGCCATGCGCCGGGGCCGGACGGTGCCGGAGCGCCAGGCCCTGGCACTGGCCGCGGCAGAAGAATTTGCCCACCGGAGCGCCCTGGAATGCCGGGCCCTGGGGGAGCAAGGCTTGCGCTTGATACACGACGGGATCTCCCTCCTGACCCACTGCAACGCGGGACGTCTGGCCTGCGTGGACCATGGCACCGCCACCGCACCCCTGTACCTCGCCCGGGAACGCGGCATAAAGTTTCACGTGTTTTGCACGGAAACACGCCCCCGGTCCCAGGGAGCCGCTCTGACGGCGTGGGAACTGGCGCAAGCCGGGATCCCGCACACAATCGTTCCGGATACTGCCGTCGGCTTGCTGATGCAGCAGCGGCGGGTGGACCTGGTGCTGGTGGGCAGCGACCGCGTGTTGGGGCGAACCGGCGATGTAACGAACAAGATCGGCACCTACCAGCTCGCCGTTCTGGCCCGGCGTCATGGCATTCCTTTCTATGTGGCCATCCCCCTTTCGACGCTGGATTGGCACCTGCGGTCGCCGCGGCAGATTCCCATCGAGGAACGGGACGCCGAGGAGGTGTTGTGCGCCCGCGGCGCCCCGGTGGTGCCCAAGGGATCCCGGATCCGCCCGGAACCCATCACCGTGCGCGTGGCCAACCCGGGCAGCCCGGCATGGAACCCGGCATTCGACATTACACCGGCCGAGTTGGTTACGGGAATCCTTACACCGGTTGGTCTCTTCAAACCGGGCGAACTCTGGGCCAATCGGCACGCCCTGGGATATCGGACCGGATCGGGCACCGCCAGGGTGTAA
- a CDS encoding hybrid sensor histidine kinase/response regulator, producing MEKEGITILVVDDDPSLRKLAQRILSQQGWQVIEAEDAVTGIEKAREHRPDLILCDVQMPGLDGFGFLRELRQSPALQHLPVILMTGDESLVRLGGQRQAMDLGADDFLPKPFTVAQLVNAVRGRMERLRQHQTCFADHEHRWKVILDASNDVVALAEAPSLRLAYLNPAGLRLVGWSETEVAQRRLTDLLGPDLPGPVFAEILSTVAEAGQWRGQLKLRDGAGQAVPVAATLVVHHSDARATTFYAFIGHDLRERKRIEHALQDSEARFRTIAAAAMDGIVVLEGSGEVVFMNPAAEQILGIKAVDVLGRRPEQVLRPDTGKPLFDLDARPGSLRFECPVQRPDGRRLDLELRLSPVELDGRPHSVAILRDITEQQNLTRQLQQERILLRTLIDALPYNVYVKDRLARKTLANKADLKALGAETEAEVLGKTDYDLLPRTVAASCYADDMRVILHGEPVINRRELIINRAGGRQWLETTKLPLRDETGQIVGLVGIGRDITAYLETEAKLRMLSQVIEQSPTGVLITDAEGRIEYVNPRFTEMTGYTLEEVRGQNPRILKSGKMDPAVYRELWTTILGGRIWRGELLNRKKNGELYWEQALITPIRDELGRINHFVALKEDITELRNAREERNRMEIQLRQAQKMEAIGQLAAGIAHEINTPMQYVGDNTRFVQDAFQQMSGLLQTIRSLLSSSDPARACEQLIEELLRRAREADLEYLLEEVPRAIDQTLQGVERVTKIVRAMKEFAHPGSAQKTPTDINHAIETTVTVSRNEWKYVADMELDLDPNLPPVPCLPGEFNQAMLNLIVNAAHAIADRLGHHPTTKGRITIQTRRQGAWVEIRVSDTGCGIPEAIRDRIFEPFFTTKPVGRGSGQGLTIVRNVIVDKHGGTIDFETEVGRGTTFILRLPLQKQEQKQKTTPA from the coding sequence ATGGAGAAAGAAGGGATTACCATTCTGGTCGTGGACGACGACCCGAGCCTGCGCAAGCTGGCCCAGAGGATCCTGAGCCAGCAGGGTTGGCAGGTGATCGAGGCTGAAGACGCTGTGACGGGCATCGAAAAAGCACGAGAGCATCGTCCCGACCTGATCCTTTGCGACGTGCAGATGCCCGGTCTTGACGGCTTTGGCTTTTTGCGGGAACTCCGACAATCTCCGGCCCTGCAGCATCTGCCGGTCATCCTGATGACCGGCGACGAGTCCCTGGTGCGTCTGGGCGGTCAGCGTCAGGCGATGGACCTGGGTGCTGACGATTTTCTCCCCAAGCCGTTCACCGTGGCCCAGTTGGTGAACGCCGTTCGGGGCCGAATGGAACGGCTCCGACAACACCAGACCTGTTTCGCCGATCATGAGCATCGTTGGAAGGTCATCCTGGATGCCTCGAACGACGTCGTGGCCTTGGCCGAAGCGCCGTCCCTCCGACTGGCCTATTTGAATCCGGCCGGACTTCGGCTGGTGGGATGGAGCGAAACCGAGGTGGCGCAACGCCGTCTGACCGACCTGTTGGGGCCCGATCTGCCCGGTCCCGTGTTCGCGGAGATTCTGAGCACGGTGGCCGAGGCAGGACAATGGCGGGGCCAGCTCAAACTCCGGGATGGCGCCGGCCAGGCCGTGCCCGTGGCAGCCACGCTGGTGGTCCATCATTCCGATGCCCGGGCAACCACCTTTTACGCCTTCATCGGACACGACTTGCGCGAGCGAAAACGCATCGAGCATGCGCTCCAGGACTCCGAGGCCCGTTTCCGGACCATCGCGGCGGCCGCCATGGACGGCATTGTGGTCCTGGAAGGTTCTGGAGAGGTCGTCTTCATGAACCCGGCAGCCGAACAAATCCTGGGGATCAAGGCCGTGGACGTGTTGGGACGCAGGCCGGAACAGGTGTTGCGCCCGGACACCGGCAAGCCGTTGTTCGATCTCGACGCTCGTCCCGGGTCGCTCCGTTTCGAATGCCCGGTTCAGCGGCCCGACGGTCGTCGGTTGGACCTCGAACTGCGGTTGAGCCCGGTGGAACTGGATGGCCGGCCCCACTCGGTGGCCATTCTGCGGGACATTACGGAGCAACAAAACCTGACGCGGCAACTTCAGCAGGAGCGAATTTTGCTGCGCACGTTGATCGACGCCCTGCCCTACAACGTCTACGTCAAGGATCGCCTGGCGCGAAAGACCCTGGCCAACAAGGCCGACCTGAAAGCTCTGGGGGCCGAAACGGAGGCAGAGGTGTTGGGCAAAACCGATTACGACCTGCTGCCCCGAACCGTGGCCGCTTCCTGTTACGCCGACGACATGCGGGTCATTTTGCACGGCGAACCCGTGATCAACCGCCGGGAACTCATCATCAACCGTGCCGGAGGACGGCAATGGCTGGAAACCACCAAACTGCCGTTGCGGGACGAAACCGGCCAGATCGTGGGGCTGGTGGGCATCGGCCGGGACATTACCGCATACCTGGAAACGGAAGCCAAGCTCCGCATGCTCTCCCAGGTGATCGAGCAGTCGCCCACGGGCGTCCTGATCACCGACGCCGAGGGCCGCATCGAGTACGTAAACCCCCGGTTCACCGAAATGACCGGCTACACCCTTGAAGAAGTTCGGGGGCAGAATCCGAGGATCTTGAAATCCGGCAAAATGGACCCGGCCGTGTACCGCGAACTCTGGACCACCATCCTGGGCGGCCGCATCTGGCGGGGCGAGCTGCTCAACCGCAAGAAAAATGGCGAGCTGTACTGGGAACAGGCCCTCATCACGCCGATTCGTGACGAACTGGGACGGATCAACCACTTCGTGGCCCTGAAAGAGGACATCACCGAGCTCCGCAACGCCCGCGAGGAACGCAACCGCATGGAGATCCAGCTCCGTCAGGCCCAAAAAATGGAGGCCATCGGACAATTGGCCGCCGGAATTGCCCATGAGATCAACACCCCCATGCAGTACGTGGGCGATAACACCCGGTTCGTACAGGACGCTTTTCAGCAAATGAGCGGGCTGCTGCAAACCATTCGGTCGCTGCTCAGCTCGTCCGACCCGGCCCGCGCTTGTGAGCAACTGATCGAAGAACTCCTTCGCCGGGCCAGGGAAGCCGATCTGGAGTACCTGCTGGAGGAAGTGCCCCGGGCCATTGACCAAACCCTTCAGGGCGTGGAACGCGTCACCAAGATCGTCCGGGCCATGAAAGAGTTTGCCCACCCCGGGTCGGCGCAAAAGACGCCCACCGACATCAACCATGCCATCGAAACCACCGTTACGGTCTCCCGCAACGAGTGGAAGTATGTGGCCGACATGGAGCTGGATTTGGATCCCAACCTGCCACCCGTACCCTGTCTGCCCGGGGAATTCAATCAGGCCATGCTCAACCTGATCGTAAACGCCGCCCATGCCATCGCCGATCGCCTGGGCCATCATCCGACCACCAAGGGCAGGATCACCATCCAAACCCGACGCCAGGGCGCGTGGGTTGAAATTCGGGTCAGCGATACCGGCTGCGGCATTCCCGAAGCCATTCGGGATCGGATTTTCGAACCCTTTTTCACCACCAAACCCGTCGGGCGCGGCTCCGGGCAGGGCCTGACCATCGTCCGCAATGTCATCGTGGATAAGCACGGCGGGACCATCGATTTCGAGACGGAGGTGGGGCGTGGAACCACCTTTATCCTGCGCCTCCCGCTGCAAAAACAGGAGCAAAAACAGAAAACCACCCCGGCATGA
- the pilM gene encoding pilus assembly protein PilM — translation MTLSWFQGGSRKRDQVVAVDLGRRCTKAVLIENRGEGASLKRYAILEAPVAEKEPSAALLTEHLRAVTQSLETRAPLLSLAIGVDETIVRYAELPQMPIPDMRQVLKTSSKLYLQQDLPGYVFDCWPVNGRAESSGSEKAKAPNLPKQKVLVAGAKKTWVDTLHTAIKGAGCMAGDVVPGLVAPINALEKAEPELFQREVVALVDLGFRHSSVCILQEGELVLTRVLAMGGDQITQGLADTMGISYAEAEGIKLGMPGEVREQLFALIAPLGRELKASLDFYEHQNDRPVTHVLVSGAGAAAEWILQALQAELVAECRTWDPTAGLQRALPPQQLAELEQVAPQLSVAVGTALATL, via the coding sequence ATGACGTTGAGCTGGTTCCAAGGCGGATCCCGAAAAAGGGATCAGGTGGTTGCGGTGGACCTGGGGCGGCGTTGCACCAAGGCGGTCCTGATTGAAAACCGCGGAGAGGGCGCGAGCCTGAAGCGCTATGCGATTCTGGAGGCGCCGGTTGCGGAGAAGGAGCCGTCGGCAGCCCTGTTGACGGAACATTTGCGCGCAGTGACGCAGTCGCTGGAGACTCGCGCTCCGTTGCTTTCACTGGCGATCGGTGTGGATGAAACCATCGTCCGATACGCGGAACTCCCGCAGATGCCCATTCCCGACATGCGACAGGTCTTGAAAACCAGCAGCAAACTTTATCTGCAACAGGACCTGCCGGGGTACGTCTTTGATTGCTGGCCGGTCAACGGCAGGGCGGAGTCTTCAGGTTCCGAGAAGGCAAAAGCGCCGAACCTCCCCAAGCAGAAGGTGCTGGTTGCAGGTGCAAAGAAAACCTGGGTGGACACGCTCCATACGGCGATCAAAGGGGCAGGCTGCATGGCAGGGGATGTGGTGCCCGGGCTGGTGGCCCCCATCAATGCCCTGGAAAAGGCCGAACCCGAACTGTTTCAGCGCGAGGTCGTCGCGCTGGTGGATCTGGGGTTCCGTCACTCCAGCGTGTGCATTCTTCAGGAAGGGGAGCTGGTTCTTACCCGCGTCCTGGCGATGGGCGGCGACCAGATTACCCAGGGGCTTGCGGACACCATGGGCATCAGCTACGCCGAAGCCGAGGGGATCAAACTCGGGATGCCCGGCGAGGTGCGGGAACAGCTGTTTGCCCTGATTGCCCCGTTGGGTCGAGAACTGAAGGCGTCCCTGGACTTTTACGAACATCAAAATGACCGCCCCGTAACCCATGTGCTCGTGTCCGGCGCAGGCGCGGCCGCCGAGTGGATCCTGCAGGCTCTGCAGGCCGAGCTGGTGGCAGAATGCCGCACATGGGATCCCACGGCAGGTCTTCAACGCGCGTTGCCCCCGCAACAACTCGCCGAGCTGGAACAGGTCGCGCCCCAGCTGTCGGTCGCGGTGGGAACCGCCCTGGCCACGCTTTGA
- a CDS encoding glycosyltransferase family 4 protein, which translates to MRFLMLNWRDPENPEAGGAERVSLAFMRALRERGHEVFWFSNAFPGAAPRYERDGICFLRGGGKGTSILAALRWYRRQPRFDLVIDQHHGIPWYAPWWCGTRCVAYIHEVLGPIWQVFYPGLLGWIGRWQERWTHWLYRNVPFWVPSPSTRRALQAHGVRNVTWLPNGCDTPPLPELEPKPLTPPVRLIVVSRLAPNKRVDHAIEAVGHLLQRGLPAELTVVGGGAMEVPLKQLAHRMGLTRQIRFTGPLPESEKNEELRRAHFLLHSSVREGWGLNVLEANAMGTPAVVYPVDGLVDSTLHGRTGWVVARERPEELAEMVARVWQAPAAYEACRRKAWERAKRFQWQEVLPRVCDWLEAHARADLARAEAIAAEVAHLG; encoded by the coding sequence ATGCGTTTTCTGATGTTGAACTGGCGCGACCCGGAAAACCCGGAAGCAGGCGGAGCTGAACGGGTATCGCTGGCCTTCATGCGGGCGCTGCGGGAGCGCGGGCATGAGGTTTTTTGGTTTTCCAACGCCTTTCCCGGAGCTGCGCCACGATACGAACGGGATGGAATCTGCTTCCTCCGGGGCGGTGGCAAGGGCACTTCAATCCTCGCCGCCCTCCGGTGGTATCGTCGGCAACCCCGTTTCGACCTGGTCATTGACCAGCATCACGGAATCCCGTGGTATGCACCCTGGTGGTGTGGCACCCGGTGCGTGGCGTACATCCACGAGGTGCTGGGCCCCATCTGGCAGGTGTTTTATCCGGGGTTGTTGGGGTGGATCGGCCGTTGGCAGGAACGGTGGACCCACTGGCTGTATCGTAACGTGCCGTTTTGGGTGCCCTCGCCTTCCACCCGGCGTGCCCTGCAGGCTCACGGAGTCCGCAACGTCACCTGGCTGCCCAACGGCTGTGATACACCTCCCCTTCCGGAGCTCGAACCCAAACCGCTGACACCACCGGTCCGGTTGATCGTGGTCTCCCGTCTCGCCCCGAACAAACGGGTGGATCATGCCATCGAGGCGGTGGGGCACCTGCTCCAACGCGGACTGCCGGCGGAACTGACCGTCGTAGGCGGCGGCGCCATGGAGGTGCCCCTGAAACAACTTGCCCACCGGATGGGGCTCACCCGGCAGATCCGATTCACCGGTCCATTGCCGGAATCCGAGAAGAATGAGGAACTCCGCCGCGCGCACTTCTTGCTTCACAGTTCCGTGAGGGAAGGCTGGGGCCTGAATGTCCTCGAGGCCAATGCCATGGGCACCCCGGCGGTGGTGTATCCCGTGGACGGGCTGGTGGATTCCACCTTGCACGGTCGGACCGGCTGGGTGGTGGCGCGCGAACGCCCGGAGGAGCTTGCCGAGATGGTGGCCCGGGTTTGGCAGGCGCCAGCCGCGTACGAGGCATGCAGGCGTAAAGCGTGGGAAAGGGCGAAACGGTTTCAGTGGCAGGAGGTATTGCCGCGCGTGTGCGATTGGTTGGAGGCACATGCCCGGGCCGACCTGGCACGGGCCGAAGCCATTGCGGCCGAGGTGGCCCACCTGGGTTGA
- a CDS encoding response regulator — MNQRLRILFVDDEPMVLDGLRRALRGFRSEWDMAFAPNGPAALTLMEQQPFDVLVTDMRMPGMTGVELLREVQRRYPETVRLVLSGQADEQAVFECIGLAHQYLAKPCDPESLRSAVRRATLAGSCLNNPGLRELLGRMDRLPSLPRIYHELNRKLEDPEANLEDIAALVAKDPAMTAKILKLVNSAFFGLPHTVSDIFDAVQYLGMATLKTLVLAVHAFEQYPAEAIPWFPWEPIWQHSLDVGARARALARFEEAPESVQEQAAVGGLLHDLGQLILAVNLKDEYQGIWHEAASQQRPLTECEQARLGTTHAEVAGYLLGLWGLPDPVVEAITFHHAPDASGSASFGALTAVHIAETLRPCEAELPPGTCSGPDAGYLQKLGLAGRVELWQQQLATITSS, encoded by the coding sequence ATGAACCAGCGGCTGCGGATCCTGTTCGTGGACGATGAGCCCATGGTGCTCGACGGGCTGAGACGGGCTTTACGCGGGTTTCGGTCCGAGTGGGACATGGCCTTTGCCCCCAACGGCCCCGCAGCCCTCACCCTGATGGAGCAACAGCCCTTTGACGTCCTTGTCACCGACATGCGGATGCCGGGCATGACCGGCGTGGAACTCCTGCGCGAAGTCCAACGTCGTTATCCGGAAACGGTGCGCCTGGTGCTCTCCGGACAGGCCGACGAACAAGCCGTGTTCGAATGCATCGGCCTGGCACACCAATACCTGGCCAAGCCGTGCGATCCCGAATCGCTGCGATCGGCGGTCCGCAGGGCCACCCTGGCCGGCTCGTGCCTGAACAATCCCGGATTGCGGGAGCTGTTGGGGCGCATGGATCGCCTCCCCAGTCTGCCCCGGATTTACCATGAGTTGAACCGCAAGCTCGAGGATCCCGAAGCCAATTTGGAAGACATCGCGGCCCTTGTAGCCAAAGACCCCGCCATGACGGCCAAGATCCTCAAACTGGTCAATTCCGCCTTCTTCGGCCTGCCACACACCGTCAGCGACATCTTCGACGCCGTCCAGTACCTTGGCATGGCCACACTCAAAACCCTGGTGCTGGCCGTGCACGCCTTCGAGCAATACCCCGCCGAAGCCATCCCATGGTTCCCCTGGGAACCCATCTGGCAACACTCGCTGGACGTGGGCGCCCGGGCACGGGCCCTGGCACGGTTCGAGGAGGCGCCCGAGTCCGTCCAGGAACAGGCAGCCGTGGGCGGGCTGCTCCATGACCTGGGACAACTGATCCTGGCCGTTAACTTGAAGGACGAATATCAGGGCATCTGGCATGAGGCGGCCAGCCAGCAACGGCCCTTGACGGAGTGCGAACAAGCCCGGCTCGGTACCACGCACGCAGAGGTGGCCGGATACCTGCTGGGGCTGTGGGGATTGCCCGATCCCGTGGTCGAGGCCATCACGTTTCACCATGCGCCCGACGCTTCGGGATCGGCATCGTTCGGAGCCCTGACAGCCGTCCACATCGCCGAGACGCTCCGGCCCTGCGAAGCCGAGCTGCCGCCCGGCACCTGCTCCGGGCCGGACGCCGGCTACCTCCAGAAACTGGGACTTGCCGGCCGGGTGGAACTCTGGCAGCAGCAACTCGCCACAATCACCTCATCATGA